From the Diospyros lotus cultivar Yz01 chromosome 13, ASM1463336v1, whole genome shotgun sequence genome, one window contains:
- the LOC127789006 gene encoding 6,7-dimethyl-8-ribityllumazine synthase, chloroplastic, with translation MAMAATAFGALTSAAVFNKEKSSWPATSGNRDQHHHHHHHQLRVVWTDYNAGAKGKGEHLLSRTPPFSFPSPRTRTRTPAVRHLTGSLTATDGLRFAIVVARFNEIVTKPLLEGALETFKKYSVKDEDIDVVWVPGSFEIAVVAERLGKSRKYQAVLCIGAVIRGDTTHYDAVANSAASGVLSAGLNSGTPCIFGVLTCDDMEQALNRAGGKSGNKGSEAALTAIEMASLFEHHLK, from the exons ATGGCAATGGCGGCTACTGCCTTCGGTGCTTTGACCTCCGCCGCCGTCTTTAACAAGGAGAAGAGCTCATGGCCGGCAACATCCGGAAATCGTGAtcaacaccaccaccaccaccatcatcagCTTCGTGTTGTTTGGACTGATTATAATGCGGGCGCGAAGGGCAAGGGGGAACATCTTCTTTCTCGCACGCCTCCGTTTTCATTCCCTTCTccacgcacacgcacacgcacaccAGCTGTTCGACATTTGACTGGATCCCTCACTGCAACCGACGGCCTTCGTTTCGCTATT GTTGTGGCACGGTTTAATGAGATTGTGACGAAGCCGCTGCTGGAAGGAGCTTTGGAAACTTTCAAGAAATATTCGGTGAAAGATGAAGATATCGAT GTGGTATGGGTTCCTGGTAGTTTTGAAATTGCTGTGGTTGCAGAGAGGCTTGGAAAGTCACGCAAGTATCAAGCGGTTCTGTGTATTGGAGCTGTG ATAAGAGGAGATACTACCCACTATGACGCTGTTGCTAATTCAGCAGCATCTGGAGTACTTTCAGCTGGTTTAAATTCAG GAACTCCTTGCATATTTGGTGTATTGACGTGCGATGATATGGAACAG GCTTTAAATAGAGCTGGTGGTAAATCTGGGAATAAGGGCTCTGAAGCTGCTCTGACAGCT ATCGAGATGGCATCCCTTTTCGAGCACCATCTGAAGTGA
- the LOC127787882 gene encoding uncharacterized protein LOC127787882, with the protein MVVVVGMGVNAMKGGGSLLLRNYGGCVRPPSLLLPTATTRCYCYCYCVGHLVKKGYGSVGKSMAPRPGPLPLCSSSTRRPAPPTKLFFCTRAFQNNVATDSPSPSSSSNPEAPSSPSSDDGNDDDLETKIRNAANTLDIRVGRILRAWRHEEADSLYVEEVDIGEPQPRIICSGLVNYIPLQHLQDKQVVVLANLKPRNMRGVKSSGMLMAASDASHENVALLVPPEGSLPGERIWFGSADEKDNLPAVATPNQIQKKKIWELVQPHLMTDSNCVASLGECFMRTSGGLVVCRSLKNANIS; encoded by the exons atggtggtggtggtggggaTGGGGGTTAACGCTATGAAAGGCGGCGGTAGCCTTCTGCTGCGGAATTATGGCGGCTGCGTTCGGCCGCCGTCGTTGCTGCTTCCAACAGCAACCACAAGATGCTATTGCTATTGCTATTGCGTCGGTCACCTGGTCAAAAAAGGGTACGGGAGCGTTGGGAAATCCATGGCTCCTCGCCCGGGCCCGCTTCCGCTATGCAGTAGTAGTACACGGAGGCCTGCACCACCAACAAAATTGTTCTTCTGCACAAGAGCTTTTCAGAACAATGTGGCCACCgattctccttctccttcttcttcttctaatccGGAAGCACCATCGTCTCCCTCCTCTGACGATGGTAATGATGATGATCTTGAAACGAAGATAAGGAATGCAGCCAACACGCTCGACATAAGGGTTGGGCGCATTCTGAGGGCCTGGAGACACGAGGAGGCCGACTCCCTCTATGTTGAGGAGGTGGATATCGGCGAACCCCAACCCCGAATTATTTGCAGTGGTCTTGTCAACTATATTCCTCTTCAACATCTTCAG GACAAGCAAGTCGTTGTCCTGGCCAATTTGAAGCCAAGGAATATGCGTGGTGTCAAGTCATCCGGGATGCTTATGGCTGCTTCTGATGCCTCACATGAGAATGTTGCGCTTCTAGTCCCCCCTGAGGGTTCACTTCCTGGTGAAAGGATATGGTTTGGGTCCGCGGATGAGAAAGACAACCTGCCTGCTGTTGCTACGCCGAACCAG ATTCAGAAGAAAAAGATCTGGGAATTAGTGCAACCTCATCTTATGACGGATAGCAATTGTGTTGCTTCACTTGGGGAGTGTTTCATGCGAACGTCAGGAGGTCTGGTGGTATGCAGATCTCTGAAAAATGCAAACATATCATGA
- the LOC127788733 gene encoding inactive glucose-1-phosphate adenylyltransferase small subunit 2, chloroplastic — translation MHVDSWHLQKISKDTSRSKKEQKKEKSSPISSSLVMVALQLSLPAASVNLKVKLPSLGMVQNHHKPAQKLPTTVLPGLSITNPQQPEHPSMLMPPANQGVAAIVFGDGSDSQLYPLTKRRSKGALPVGANYRLIDAVVSNCINSNISKIYAITQFNSTSLNSHLTRAYSGAGLGKEGFVEVIAAYQSPEDEGWFQGTADAIRRCLWLLEEYPVVEFLVLPGHHLYRMDYQKIIEAHRNKNADVTCAVLTSMGNQDLEFGIFDVDFENKVTEFREKPDKMQLKPISVESSGKYDNSAHSYFPGMGIYVITRDAMIKLLQEYFPQANDLRSEVIPGAISLGMKVHAYRFDGYWDNIQSIKAFYQANMESTRKTNMGYNFYEKDSPLYTLPRCLPPSLITGAVITDSVVGDGCILKRCNIKGTVVGLRTRVGDGAVIEDSILMGSDIYQMQELQTSGIEGKGFGIPIGIGEGSLIRRAIVDKNARIGKNVMIINKDNVEEANMESYGYTIKAGIAVILRSAVIPDGSII, via the exons ATGCATGTTGACTCTTGGCATTTGCAGAAG ATCTCGAAAGATACATCGCGAAGcaagaaagaacaaaagaaagaaaaatcttccccaatctcttcctctcttgtCATGGTGGCATTGCAGCTCTCTCTTCCTGCTGCTTCTGTGAACCTGAAAGTGAAGCTCCCCAGTCTTGGAATGGTCCAAAATCATCACAAACCTGCACAAAAGCTTCCAACTACTGTCCTTCCAGGCCTCTCCATCACCAATCCGCAGCAACCTGAACACCCCAGTATGTTAATGCCTCCAGCAAATCAG GGTGTCGCAGCAATAGTTTTTGGGGACGGATCAGATTCACAGCTCTACCCGCTGACAAAGAGAAGATCAAAAGGAGCTCTTCCTGTGGGAGCAAATTATAGACTCATTGATGCAGTTGTGAGCAACTGCATTAACAGTAACATAAGCAAGATATATGCCATCACGCAGTTCAACTCCACCTCCCTTAATTCCCATCTTACAAGAGCCTATTCAGGAGCAGGTCTCGGGAAAGAGGGCTTTGTTGAAGTAATTGCAGCGTATCAGAGTCCCGAAGACGAAGGCTGGTTTCAA GGAACTGCCGATGCCATCAGAAGATGTTTATGGTTGCTAGAAGAGTATCCAGTTGTTGAGTTTCTGGTCCTACCTGGTCACCACCTTTACAGGATGGACTACCAGAAGATTATAGAAGCCCACAGAAACAAGAATGCCGATGTTACTTGTGCAGTCTTAACTAGCATGGGGAATCAAGATTTGGAGTTTGGTATTTTTGATGTAGACTTTGAGAATAAAGTTACTGAGTTTAGAGAGAAACCAGACAAGATGCAATTGAAGCCTATATCG GTAGAAAGCTCAGGGAAATATGACAATTCTGCTCATAGCTATTTCCCTGGAATGGGGATTTATGTCATTACCAGAGATGCTATGATAAAACTTCTACAAGAATATTTTCCCCAAGCAAATGACCTAAGAAGTGAAGTAATACCCGGTGCAATATCCTTAGGAATGAAG GTTCATGCTTATCGCTTCGATGGCTACTGGGACAACATACAAAGCATCAAAGCGTTTTACCAAGCAAATATGGAGAGCACAAGGAAGACAAACATGGGATATAA CTTCTATGAGAAAGATTCTCCTTTGTACACTTTGCCTCGATGTCTGCCTCCAAGTCTAATAACCGGTGCGGTCATTACAGATAGTGTCGTTGGAGATGGTTGCATTCTTAAG AGATGCAACATCAAAGGCACCGTAGTTGGTCTAAGGACAAGGGTTGGAGATGGTGCTGTAATTGAGGATTCAATACTCATGGGTTCTGATATCTATCAG ATGCAAGAGCTGCAGACTAGTGGAATCGAAGGAAAGGGCTTTGGCATTCCGATTGGAATAGGAGAAGGGTCGCTTATAAGGAGAGCCATAGTGGACAAGAATGCAAGGATTGGCAAAAATGTTATG ATCATAAATAAAGACAATGTCGAAGAAGCAAATATGGAATCTTATGGCTACACCATCAAAGCAGGGATAGCTGTAATCCTAAGGAGCGCAGTGATACCAGATGGAAGCATCATATAG